A single genomic interval of Zingiber officinale cultivar Zhangliang chromosome 4A, Zo_v1.1, whole genome shotgun sequence harbors:
- the LOC121969114 gene encoding uncharacterized protein LOC121969114 — protein sequence MKKNKESTSKQEPRKNSTAGSAVQEARNTQIQHQKKDQRKQPLTTTSAIQEGAKNMKKNKESTSNQEPRKNSTVASVVQEARNTQIQHQKKDQSKQPLSTTSAVQEVRMQQEKLEVRSTLMQHGKQEQRKKLFAIGSAVQVGRSTQTHHKKQDQMRQSLATGSEVEVGGSTYIPSQKDLDNHAFLVQPESSKKIDDQNDRFCPNNLKRQLRNTIGDHGQGSTEEQPASKKPKATSKCPAISLEKYINNHRDQLEEEELEDEESEENDIEQEVEGDINFENEEDEDTNDNTTEVHKRSINDRQEIILNKEGEPVGPDQKTVSQLSSFLGTIARSADLCPLTYTNWKAIPNKQHIWNYINQKYIIPEKGEKAVYGIINDAWRRYKCWIKKNHFTEYTTMRERLKNRPQDIPEAHFRVLMDYWRLETIQEISDQNAKNIAQQKWRHRAGPISFACIKERLSASNEDKESPTQAEMFIETRQRKKGKQLDQETNNAITKLRDLIENSSVPSTEAFKTVFGKEKPGRVRCYGRTTTPTLLKRNEEIAEIEKRHANEVKHLTDKVHEIEAKHEEMEVKHSKEMAVMEQKFQLLLRTMLNQNDSRVDMESLAALLSPCDANSGLRSSTSTHAPNNPKDPNMDGDHVDEDQMLDIEAEEDDAI from the exons atgaagaaaaataaagaatCTACTTCAAAGCAAGAGCCAAGGAAAAATTCTACAGCTGGAAGTGCAGTCCAAGAAGCTAGAAATACTCAAATACAACATCAAAAGAAAGATCAAAGGAAGCAGCCATTAACCACTACAAGTGCAATTCAAGAAGGTGccaaaaatatgaagaaaaacaAAGAATCTACTTCAAATCAAGAGCCAAGGAAAAATTCTACTGTTGCAAGTGTAGTCCAAGAAGCTAGAAATACTCAAATACAACATCAAAAGAAAGACCAAAGCAAGCAGCCATTAAGCACTACAAGTGCAGTTCAAGAAGTTAGAATGCAGCAAGAAAAGTTAGAAGTAAGATCTACTTTGATGCAACATGGAAAGCAAGAACAGAGGAAGAAGTTATTTGCCATTGGAAGTGCAGTCCAAGTAGGAAGATCTACTCAAACACACCACAAAAAGCAAGACCAGATGAGGCAATCCTTAGCCACTGGAAGTGAAGTCGAAGTTGGAGGATCTACTTACATTCCAAGTCAAAAAGACCTTGATAACCATGCATTTTTAGTCCAACCTGAATCATCTAAGAAGATTGATGACCAAAATGACAGattttgtccaaataatttgaagaGACAACTGAGAAATACAATAGGAGATCATGGTCAAGGATCTACGGAAGAACAACCAGCCTCTAAGAAGCCAAAGGCTACTTCAAAGTGTCCTGCTATATCActtgaaaaatatattaataacCATAGGGATCAACTTGAAGAAGAGGAATTAGAAGatgaagagagtgaagaaaatgaCATAGAACAAGAAGTTGAAGGGGATATCAACTTTGAAAATGAAGAAGATGAGGATACTAATGACAATACAACCGAAG TTCATAAACGATCGATAAATGATAGACAAGAAATCATCTtgaataaagaaggagaacccgTTGGACCAGACCAGAAGACAGTTTCTCAACTTAGTAGTTTCTTGGGAACAATAGCAAGAAGTGCAGATTTGTGTCCTCTTACTTACACAAATTGGAAAGCTATACCAAACAAACAACACATATGGAATTATATCAAT CAAAAATACATCATTCCAGAAAAAGGGGAGAAGGCTGTGTATGGTATTATAAATGATGCTTGGAGGCGATATAAATGTTGGATTAAGAAAAATCATTTCACCGAGTATACAACCATGCGCGAGCGGCTGAAAAATCGTCCTCAAGACATACCAGAAGCACACTTTAGAGTGTTGATGGATTATTGGAGACTTGAAACCATTCAA GAAATAAGTGATCAAAATGCTAAAAATATTGCTCAGCAAAAATGGAGACACCGTGCAGGGCCTATAAGTTTTGCTTGTATAAAGGAGAGATTG AGTGCAAGCAATGAGGATAAAGAGTCTCCAACTCAAGCTGAAATGTTCATTGAAACTCGACagagaaagaaaggaaaacaacTAGATCAAGAAACAAATAATGCAATT ACAAAACTTCGAGACTTGATTGAAAATTCTAGTGTACCTTCTACTGAGGCTTTTAAGACTGTATTTGGCAAAGAGAAGCCAGGAAGAGTGCGATGCTATGGAAGAACTACAACACCTACACTCTTAAAAAGAAATGAAGAAATAGCAGAAATTGAGAAAAGGCATGCTAATGAAGTCAAACATTTAACTGATAAGGTGCACGAGATAGAAGCGAAACATGAAGAGATGGAGGTGAAACATAGTAAAGAGATGGCGGTAATGGAGCAAAAATTTCAACTTCTTCTAAGGACCATGTTAAATCAAAATGACTCAAGAGTAGACATGGAGTCTTTGGCAGCTTTGTTATCTCCATGTGATGCTAATAGTGGTCTACGTTCATCCACATCAACTCATGCTCCAAATAATCCCAAG GATCCTAATATGGATGGTGATCATGTGGATGAAGATCAAATGTTGGACATAGAAGCGGAAGAAGATGATGCTATATAG
- the LOC121969115 gene encoding uncharacterized protein LOC121969115, whose product MDKAWMKLPRYSPEYINGVEVFLNYAYTKGNPQGVEILCPCAKCHNAFWRTRAVVLDHLIGYGFEKGYDVWVRHGEGLINLMDLNGDMDDREDAIDDIDGLLYEQFRDVAQEENGVGEGPNEDAKKFYNLLEDAKQELYPGCKNFTKLSFTIRLYLLKCLHGWSNASFNALLVLLRESMPQLNIPDSLNKTRGMIRDLGLDYKKIDACPNDCMLYWKDHENDTSCHVCGAPRWIENVEGDRQLEENKKAYKISGKVLRHFPLIPRLQRLFLCSKTAGSLRWHEEERSKDGKLRHPADGEAWKDFDKCHPNFANDS is encoded by the coding sequence ATGGACAAGGCGTGGATGAAATTACCAAGATATAGCCCAGAATACATTAATGGTGTTGAAGTTTTTCTAAATTATGCGTACACAAAAGGAAACCCCCAAGGAGTAGAGATTTTGTGCCCTTGTGCTAAATGCCACAATGCTTTTTGGAGGACAAGGGCAGTGGTGCTTGATCATTTAATTGGATACGGATTTGAAAAAGGATATGATGTTTGGGTTCGTCATGGTGAGGGGCTAATAAACCTGATGGATCTCAATGGTGATATGGATGATAGAGAGGATGCAATTGATGATATTGATGGACTATTGTATGAACAATTTAGAGATGTGGCACAAGAAGAAAATGGAGTTGGTGAAGGCCCTAATGAAGATGCTAAAAAGTTCTATAATCTACTTGAAGATGCAAAGCAAGAGTTGTACCCGGGTTGCAAAAACTTCACTAAATTGTCATTCACTATTCGACTGTATTTGTTGAAGTGCCTTCATGGTTGGAGTAATGCATCTTTCAATGCTTTATTAGTGCTGTTGAGAgaatctatgcctcaattgaatATTCCCGATTCATTAAACAAAACTAGAGGCATGATAAGGGATTTGGGGCTTGATTATAAAAAGAttgatgcttgccctaatgactGCATGCTATATTGGAAAGATCATGAGAATGACACCTCTTGCCATGTTTGTGGAGCTCCACGATGGATTGAGAATGTTGAAGGAGATCGCCAACTTGAGGAAAATAAGAAAGCTTACAAAATTTCTGGTAAAGTTTTGAGACACTTCCCCTTGATTCCTAGGCTTCAAAGGTTATTTTTGTGTTCAAAGACAGCTGGCTCATTAAGGTGGCATGAAGAGGAGCGTTCAAAGGATGGAAAGTTAAGGCATCCCGCGGATGGAGAGGCGTGGAAAGACTTCGATAAATGCCATCCTAACTTTGCCAATGATTCATGA